One segment of Paenibacillus rhizovicinus DNA contains the following:
- a CDS encoding GNAT family N-acetyltransferase, with amino-acid sequence MLIPIAARLGEAEIQELLGWSVFPDPESLQQAVDLYASGTTHTLLGYESEGDIIGLIGYHRPSEDTIEIAHIAVTPEERYKGYGRGLILELLTMENPGVLVAETDEDAVDFYRSSRFTVESLGEKYPGAERFKCTYDPEAFEEEED; translated from the coding sequence ATGTTAATTCCTATCGCAGCCCGGCTCGGCGAGGCCGAGATTCAAGAACTGCTCGGCTGGTCGGTATTTCCTGATCCGGAGAGCCTTCAACAGGCGGTCGACTTATATGCAAGCGGCACGACGCATACGCTGCTCGGCTACGAATCCGAGGGCGACATCATCGGCTTGATCGGCTACCACCGCCCAAGCGAGGACACGATCGAAATCGCCCATATCGCGGTGACGCCGGAAGAACGGTACAAAGGCTACGGCAGAGGGCTGATTTTGGAACTTCTGACCATGGAGAATCCGGGCGTGCTCGTGGCGGAGACGGACGAGGACGCGGTCGACTTCTACCGGAGCAGCCGGTTCACGGTGGAGAGCCTGGGCGAGAAATATCCCGGCGCGGAGCGGTTCAAATGCACGTACGATCCGGAAGCGTTCGAAGAAGAGGAAGATTAA
- a CDS encoding ArsR/SmtB family transcription factor produces MNEPVQDILRFPSTRIVDVAKALSGDVRVRILEALGEKPMSVSQLAEALGVAQPTISINVQILEAADLVSSTLGANREKICSATCRSIQLDLPVKLGEGLRRTEELHMPIGMYSHCSVQPTCGIMTRDCSNVGSVDDPRSFYMPERVDAALLWFSGAGYVEYYFSNPMPPGVTIDELAFSAELCAEAPSFQMDWPSDISLYINDTFVGTYTSPGDLGDRKGKLTPDKWRSGTEYGMLTEWRITKEASLVNGAPAANANIDSLGLQYNKPIRVRLEVGEDAANCRGMNLFGSSFGDHRQDLVLAFIRST; encoded by the coding sequence ATGAACGAGCCCGTGCAAGATATATTGCGTTTCCCCTCCACCCGCATCGTAGACGTAGCCAAAGCACTATCCGGCGACGTACGGGTGCGCATTCTCGAGGCCCTCGGCGAGAAGCCGATGAGCGTCAGCCAATTGGCCGAAGCGCTGGGCGTCGCGCAGCCGACGATCTCCATTAACGTGCAGATTCTCGAAGCCGCGGACCTTGTGTCCTCGACGCTCGGAGCCAACCGGGAGAAAATCTGCTCGGCCACCTGCCGCTCCATCCAGCTCGACCTGCCGGTCAAGCTTGGCGAAGGACTGCGCCGCACGGAAGAGCTGCATATGCCGATCGGCATGTATTCGCATTGTTCCGTGCAGCCCACCTGCGGCATCATGACCCGAGATTGCTCGAATGTCGGATCGGTGGACGATCCCCGCTCCTTCTACATGCCCGAGCGGGTCGATGCCGCGCTGCTCTGGTTCTCGGGCGCAGGCTATGTGGAATATTATTTCTCCAACCCGATGCCGCCGGGCGTTACGATCGACGAGCTCGCCTTCAGCGCCGAGCTGTGCGCCGAAGCGCCTTCCTTTCAAATGGATTGGCCGTCCGACATCTCTCTCTATATCAACGATACCTTCGTGGGCACTTACACCAGCCCAGGGGATCTCGGCGACCGCAAGGGCAAATTGACGCCGGACAAATGGCGCAGCGGCACGGAGTACGGCATGCTGACGGAATGGCGCATCACGAAGGAAGCCAGTCTTGTGAATGGCGCTCCCGCCGCGAATGCGAACATCGACTCGCTCGGGCTGCAGTACAACAAGCCAATTCGGGTCCGGCTCGAAGTCGGCGAAGACGCGGCTAACTGCCGCGGCATGAATCTGTTCGGCTCGAGCTTCGGCGACCATCGTCAGGATCTGGTGCTTGCGTTTATTCGCAGCACGTAG
- a CDS encoding GNAT family N-acetyltransferase translates to MNDFYQAEIVLENAHVKLMPFGAAYEQGLRQIIFDEEIARYTGNHVKDAQDLSAYVDGVLESRACRSSYPFIVLDPQTGQVAGSTRFGNIQFHSKRLEIGWTWYGAPYRGTGINKAAKFELLRYAFETLGFNRVQFSVDAENLRSRRAVLKLGAKQEGIFRCNYENARGECRDDVYYSIIKQEWPALKRTVFEEFQA, encoded by the coding sequence ATGAACGACTTCTATCAAGCCGAGATCGTGCTGGAGAACGCCCATGTGAAGCTCATGCCGTTCGGCGCGGCTTATGAACAAGGACTGCGGCAGATCATTTTCGACGAAGAGATTGCGCGTTATACGGGGAACCACGTGAAGGATGCGCAGGATTTGAGCGCCTACGTCGACGGGGTACTGGAGAGCCGTGCCTGCCGCTCGTCCTATCCGTTCATCGTGCTCGATCCGCAGACGGGACAGGTCGCCGGCTCGACGCGCTTCGGGAACATCCAGTTCCACAGCAAGCGGCTCGAGATTGGCTGGACCTGGTACGGCGCTCCATACCGCGGCACCGGAATCAACAAGGCCGCGAAGTTCGAGCTGCTGCGATACGCGTTCGAAACGCTGGGCTTCAATCGCGTGCAATTCAGCGTCGATGCCGAGAACCTGCGCTCGCGTCGGGCCGTGCTCAAGCTCGGGGCGAAGCAGGAGGGCATCTTCAGATGCAACTACGAGAACGCCCGAGGCGAATGCCGCGACGATGTGTATTACAGCATCATTAAGCAGGAATGGCCGGCGCTGAAGCGGACGGTGTTCGAAGAATTTCAGGCTTAA
- the yidC gene encoding membrane protein insertase YidC: METNSLQIGVFHQYIVEPFSWLIDHFAGWFGGNFGFALIAITILVRLALMPFMINQYRKQQIMRAKMALMQPEIEAIKQKYAASTVEGAQRKQTEETMAVYSKHGYNPLAMGCLPMLLQIPILSGLYYAIRSNPELAHHNFLWFQLGSSDPVMPFLAAGVYLVQALVMKAAQPPMNGPKGMGWIVYLSPVMMGIFSFSAPAALPLYWCVGGTIMILQTLLSKRLYPMPASSEAVSGSHVA, encoded by the coding sequence ATGGAAACTAATTCGTTGCAAATCGGAGTTTTTCATCAGTACATCGTGGAGCCTTTCTCTTGGCTGATCGATCATTTTGCCGGCTGGTTCGGGGGGAACTTCGGCTTCGCGCTTATCGCCATCACGATTCTGGTCCGGCTGGCGCTGATGCCGTTCATGATCAACCAATACAGGAAGCAGCAAATCATGAGAGCCAAGATGGCCTTGATGCAGCCGGAGATTGAAGCCATCAAGCAGAAATACGCGGCAAGCACGGTGGAAGGCGCGCAGCGCAAGCAGACCGAGGAAACGATGGCGGTCTACAGCAAGCACGGCTACAATCCGCTGGCGATGGGCTGCCTGCCGATGCTGCTGCAAATTCCGATCTTATCCGGCTTGTATTACGCAATCCGGTCGAACCCGGAGCTCGCGCATCACAATTTCCTATGGTTCCAGCTGGGAAGCTCGGATCCGGTCATGCCGTTCCTCGCGGCGGGCGTTTACTTGGTCCAAGCCCTCGTCATGAAGGCTGCGCAGCCGCCGATGAACGGTCCGAAGGGGATGGGCTGGATCGTCTATCTCTCTCCGGTCATGATGGGGATCTTCTCGTTCTCGGCCCCTGCCGCCCTGCCGCTGTACTGGTGCGTCGGCGGTACGATCATGATTCTGCAGACGCTGCTCTCCAAACGGCTTTACCCGATGCCTGCCAGCTCGGAGGCCGTATCCGGCAGTCATGTAGCCTAA
- a CDS encoding class I SAM-dependent methyltransferase — translation MESMDARESMDYKSFYERVGARNGWDFSSVKAIAEGVAWDYAKVVQSRCKASDTLLDIGTGGGELLLRIADAAGQLVGIDHAAGMVETARRNAEREKRQNVRFMQIDAEDALPFPDASFDVVCCRHAPFRADESGRVLKPGGVLVTQQVGEGDKRNLAQAFGRGRSEATTGSLMRKYAAELNAAGFVDVQCFQYDADEYYATAEDLIFLLKHAPIIPGFGERDEDFAVLERFVADNRSDKGIRTNSERSLIIANKKL, via the coding sequence ATGGAATCAATGGATGCAAGGGAATCGATGGACTACAAGTCCTTTTATGAGCGGGTAGGCGCGCGGAATGGCTGGGATTTCAGCTCCGTCAAAGCGATTGCCGAGGGCGTGGCCTGGGACTATGCGAAGGTGGTTCAATCGCGCTGCAAGGCATCGGATACGCTGCTGGACATCGGCACGGGCGGGGGAGAGCTTCTGCTTCGCATCGCGGATGCAGCCGGTCAGCTGGTCGGCATCGATCATGCGGCTGGCATGGTGGAGACGGCACGACGGAACGCGGAGCGAGAGAAGCGGCAGAATGTGCGTTTCATGCAAATAGATGCTGAGGATGCGCTGCCGTTCCCCGACGCGAGCTTCGACGTGGTTTGCTGCCGGCATGCGCCGTTTCGCGCCGATGAATCGGGGCGGGTACTGAAGCCGGGCGGCGTGCTGGTGACGCAGCAGGTCGGCGAAGGCGACAAGCGGAACCTGGCGCAGGCTTTCGGCAGAGGCCGGAGCGAAGCGACGACGGGCAGCTTAATGCGGAAGTATGCTGCGGAGCTGAACGCGGCCGGTTTCGTGGACGTGCAATGTTTTCAATACGATGCGGACGAATATTACGCGACGGCGGAGGATTTGATTTTTCTGCTGAAGCATGCGCCGATCATTCCCGGCTTCGGAGAGCGGGACGAAGACTTCGCGGTGCTGGAACGGTTCGTGGCGGATAACCGGTCGGACAAAGGCATCCGCACGAACTCGGAGCGATCGCTGATCATTGCGAACAAGAAGCTGTAA
- a CDS encoding DoxX family protein, whose protein sequence is MNIALWIGQILLGLMFLMAGVMKSFQYEQTKAKMPWVKDFSKGTVLFIGLTELLAGIGFILPVALGVLPWLTGVAGIGIAVIMVLAALYHARKNENGGIVMNVVLLAISVFIAIGRL, encoded by the coding sequence ATGAATATTGCATTGTGGATCGGTCAGATTTTGCTCGGACTGATGTTTCTGATGGCAGGCGTGATGAAATCGTTTCAGTATGAGCAGACGAAAGCGAAAATGCCGTGGGTGAAGGACTTCTCCAAAGGCACCGTACTGTTCATTGGTCTGACGGAGCTGCTTGCCGGCATCGGATTTATTTTGCCCGTGGCGCTCGGGGTATTGCCGTGGCTGACCGGGGTTGCGGGTATCGGCATCGCCGTCATCATGGTGCTGGCCGCCCTATATCACGCCCGGAAGAACGAGAACGGCGGGATCGTCATGAACGTCGTCCTGCTGGCGATCAGCGTGTTTATCGCGATCGGCCGCCTGTAA
- a CDS encoding winged helix-turn-helix transcriptional regulator, translating into MDDCKANAALDILIGKWKPVILYQLGNGGTLRFSELQRAIPDITKKMLTSQLRELEYHDIVHREIYMQIPPKVEYSITEYGETLFPIIELMHNWGQKHVHHLEQKYRDEADQAAAANSRNGA; encoded by the coding sequence TTGGACGATTGCAAAGCGAACGCGGCGCTCGACATTCTCATCGGCAAATGGAAGCCGGTCATCTTATATCAGCTTGGTAACGGCGGTACCCTGCGGTTCAGCGAACTGCAAAGAGCGATTCCGGACATCACGAAGAAGATGCTCACCTCGCAGCTGCGCGAGCTGGAATACCACGACATCGTGCACCGCGAAATCTATATGCAAATCCCGCCGAAGGTGGAATATTCCATCACGGAGTACGGGGAGACGCTGTTCCCCATCATTGAATTGATGCATAACTGGGGACAGAAGCATGTGCACCATTTGGAGCAAAAATACCGCGACGAAGCCGATCAAGCAGCTGCTGCGAACAGCCGGAACGGCGCTTGA
- a CDS encoding DODA-type extradiol aromatic ring-opening family dioxygenase, translated as MLPSLFICHGSPMMAVEESPYTAFLQETGRRFKPRAIVIFSAHWEARDVTISFADGPLPTIYDFGGFPDELYRMTYPAPGSPEVAAEVESRFRRSGIATQRDESRGLDHGSWVFLRHMYPNADIPIVTISVHPFLPASQQIAIGEALRGLGDENVLVIGSGTTVHNFGEIKWKQEHAEPWAVEFDAWITEKVLNRDTEALADYERLAPHAKRAVPRPEHFVPLLLAYGSSSVTALPRVLFEGFQMGTFSMLCLEM; from the coding sequence ATGCTGCCATCGTTGTTCATATGCCACGGTTCGCCGATGATGGCCGTGGAGGAATCGCCGTATACGGCATTCCTGCAAGAGACCGGCCGCCGCTTCAAGCCCCGGGCGATCGTGATCTTCAGCGCCCATTGGGAAGCGCGGGACGTAACGATTTCGTTCGCGGACGGTCCGCTGCCGACGATCTACGATTTCGGCGGATTCCCGGATGAGCTGTACCGGATGACGTATCCCGCGCCGGGTTCGCCGGAAGTCGCCGCCGAAGTGGAATCGCGTTTCCGCCGAAGCGGCATCGCGACGCAGCGGGACGAGAGCCGCGGCTTGGACCACGGTTCCTGGGTTTTCCTGCGCCATATGTATCCGAACGCGGATATTCCGATTGTAACGATTTCCGTGCACCCGTTCCTGCCTGCTTCGCAGCAGATCGCGATCGGCGAAGCGCTGCGCGGCCTCGGCGACGAGAATGTCCTCGTCATCGGGAGCGGCACGACGGTGCATAATTTCGGCGAGATCAAGTGGAAGCAGGAGCACGCGGAGCCTTGGGCAGTCGAGTTCGATGCCTGGATTACGGAGAAGGTTCTGAACCGCGATACCGAGGCGCTTGCGGATTACGAACGGCTGGCGCCGCATGCGAAACGCGCCGTTCCGCGTCCGGAGCATTTCGTTCCGCTGCTGCTTGCATACGGCAGTTCTTCGGTAACGGCTCTGCCTCGCGTTCTGTTCGAAGGGTTTCAAATGGGCACGTTCAGCATGCTCTGTTTGGAAATGTAG
- a CDS encoding AraC family transcriptional regulator: MTGNFFEDGWRVRPSVVGHASYDSLDLEDIVYPHWVVSFITEGHVELEAGGIVSYASAGQVMLHAPHLPFSERSGRSGNHRWFVVEAANAHGMELLRLYPVGEVTTIVDAGQYIRAFDQLLTAWERKKEPFREMEVSSLCQLLLFYLLQSWEQGGRSPRSLPFSKNDERFQLLISYLNARLDEKISREQLGELVHMNPNYLDRIFAEKFRLTPMQLLRELRLRKAMRLLEQTELPLSQIAAQCGMGDAAYISRQFAKSCGVTPGAYRERAKLANQNYYGSFSE, encoded by the coding sequence ATGACAGGGAACTTTTTCGAGGATGGCTGGCGGGTACGGCCGTCGGTGGTCGGCCATGCATCCTACGATTCGCTGGATCTTGAAGATATCGTCTACCCGCACTGGGTGGTGAGCTTTATTACGGAGGGACATGTGGAGCTGGAGGCCGGAGGCATCGTCAGCTATGCGTCTGCCGGACAAGTCATGCTGCACGCCCCGCATCTTCCGTTCTCGGAACGCTCCGGCCGCAGCGGCAATCACCGCTGGTTCGTCGTCGAAGCCGCCAATGCGCACGGGATGGAGCTGCTCCGGCTGTATCCGGTCGGCGAGGTGACGACGATCGTCGATGCCGGGCAATATATCCGGGCGTTCGATCAGCTGCTGACGGCATGGGAGCGCAAGAAGGAGCCGTTTCGCGAGATGGAAGTGTCGAGCTTATGCCAGCTGCTGCTGTTCTACCTGCTGCAAAGCTGGGAACAAGGCGGCCGAAGCCCGCGCTCGCTGCCGTTCTCCAAGAACGACGAGCGATTCCAGCTGTTGATCTCGTACCTCAATGCAAGGCTCGATGAGAAAATCTCCCGCGAGCAGCTCGGCGAGCTCGTGCATATGAACCCCAACTACTTGGACCGCATCTTCGCGGAGAAGTTCCGGCTCACGCCGATGCAGCTGCTGCGCGAGCTGCGCCTTCGCAAGGCGATGCGGCTGCTGGAGCAGACGGAACTGCCGCTCTCGCAAATCGCCGCCCAATGCGGCATGGGCGATGCGGCATACATCAGCCGCCAATTCGCCAAGAGCTGCGGCGTGACGCCGGGCGCGTACCGGGAGCGGGCGAAGCTGGCGAACCAGAATTATTACGGCAGCTTTAGCGAGTGA
- a CDS encoding phytanoyl-CoA dioxygenase family protein — MIKLTEEQLKQHKEQGYIIFEHLFNEAEIDVIRGHIDKLDEESSRRLSEGRDFISAANQINFTSHLNYQHPDIQKFIADERFVDITTTILGPDIRLYWDQSVYKRPEANRDFPWHQDNGYVPTEPMEYLTCWLALEDATIENGCIYVQPGSHKQGFVEHVYSEIGYVCYQGDDPGTPVELKKGSMVAFHSLLFHRSTPNQSKSTRKGYVIQYSAVGSFNPETGKEFLNGPVIAKDGKSAYTGFVTREEVEQGESNRV; from the coding sequence ATGATTAAGCTGACCGAAGAGCAACTGAAACAGCATAAGGAACAGGGGTATATCATTTTTGAACATTTATTCAATGAAGCGGAGATCGATGTCATCCGCGGACATATCGATAAGCTGGACGAGGAATCTTCGCGCAGGCTGAGCGAGGGCCGGGATTTCATCAGCGCGGCGAACCAGATCAATTTCACGAGCCATTTGAATTATCAGCATCCCGACATTCAGAAGTTTATCGCGGACGAGCGTTTCGTGGATATTACGACGACCATTCTTGGACCCGATATCCGCTTGTACTGGGATCAATCCGTCTATAAACGTCCGGAAGCCAACCGGGATTTCCCTTGGCATCAGGACAATGGCTACGTGCCGACCGAGCCGATGGAATATTTGACGTGCTGGCTGGCGCTGGAAGATGCGACGATCGAGAACGGCTGCATCTATGTTCAGCCGGGATCGCATAAGCAAGGCTTCGTCGAACACGTGTACTCGGAGATCGGCTATGTATGCTACCAAGGCGATGACCCGGGCACGCCGGTCGAGCTGAAGAAGGGCAGCATGGTGGCCTTCCACTCCCTGCTCTTCCACCGCAGCACGCCGAACCAAAGCAAGTCCACCCGCAAAGGCTACGTGATCCAGTACTCCGCGGTCGGATCGTTCAATCCCGAGACGGGCAAAGAGTTCCTGAACGGCCCGGTCATCGCCAAAGACGGCAAGAGCGCGTATACGGGCTTCGTGACGCGCGAAGAAGTCGAGCAAGGCGAGAGCAACCGTGTCTAA
- a CDS encoding copper amine oxidase N-terminal domain-containing protein — protein MNALKFKGIAAAVLAAALVWPSIAAPKVAHAGTTAYVRLAWDNGGESSSNGIIKNGRIYVPADLFEMAGMRLQWDKAHQRADIIGYGKSAAVRIGQSAGVIDGAPTRGDAAPFMYGGQLYVSATFLVMVLEGGSIQWDGAHRLFTAKGLHTFASFSQTYGGRTFSIVNRTGELFVNGGKNGASVKLADLGSPIYGGVSMDFQPTEGGLLYVTIHDNYGEPHLGNHIFTLILKNGVVIRKANASYWYRFMPNVTSYGHHLLMTDGKTLRILADGTADVEQTLDLVKLGGEEDNYFVEGIADDFVLIRPNRSGLLTLVDRKTGGSVQLYKQLLSAEEITLAETNDTIYGDWLQYVKREGSTLYFKNGSSLEKNRDKLYAYTLPVPAADEASVQ, from the coding sequence ATGAATGCATTGAAATTCAAAGGGATTGCGGCAGCGGTGCTTGCCGCGGCGCTGGTATGGCCTTCCATCGCGGCCCCGAAGGTCGCCCACGCCGGAACGACGGCGTATGTGCGCCTTGCCTGGGATAACGGCGGAGAATCGAGCAGCAACGGCATCATTAAGAATGGCAGAATTTACGTGCCTGCCGATCTATTCGAAATGGCAGGCATGCGGCTGCAATGGGACAAAGCGCATCAGCGCGCCGATATCATCGGCTACGGCAAAAGCGCAGCCGTCCGCATCGGACAATCGGCCGGCGTCATCGACGGAGCCCCGACGCGAGGCGATGCTGCGCCGTTCATGTACGGCGGACAGCTTTACGTCAGCGCCACGTTTCTGGTCATGGTACTGGAAGGCGGCTCGATCCAATGGGACGGCGCGCATCGCCTCTTCACCGCGAAGGGTCTGCATACCTTCGCGAGCTTCAGCCAAACGTACGGCGGCCGGACATTTAGTATCGTTAACCGCACGGGCGAATTGTTCGTGAATGGCGGGAAGAACGGCGCATCCGTCAAGCTGGCCGATCTCGGTTCGCCGATCTATGGCGGCGTGTCGATGGACTTTCAGCCGACCGAAGGCGGCCTGCTTTATGTGACCATTCATGATAACTACGGCGAACCGCATCTGGGTAATCACATTTTTACATTGATCTTGAAGAATGGCGTCGTTATCCGGAAAGCGAATGCCAGCTACTGGTATCGGTTCATGCCGAACGTGACCTCGTACGGTCATCATCTGCTGATGACGGACGGCAAGACGCTCCGCATTCTCGCGGACGGCACCGCCGACGTGGAGCAAACGCTTGACCTCGTAAAGCTCGGCGGCGAGGAGGATAATTATTTCGTCGAGGGCATCGCGGATGATTTCGTATTGATCCGCCCGAACCGCTCCGGTCTGCTCACGCTCGTCGACCGCAAGACGGGCGGAAGCGTTCAGCTGTACAAGCAGCTGTTAAGCGCGGAGGAGATTACGCTCGCCGAGACGAATGATACGATTTACGGCGATTGGCTGCAGTACGTCAAGCGGGAAGGATCCACGCTGTATTTCAAGAACGGCAGCTCGCTGGAGAAGAACCGCGATAAGCTGTATGCCTATACGCTCCCGGTTCCGGCCGCAGATGAAGCATCCGTACAATAG
- a CDS encoding VanZ family protein encodes MNPFEGYLQRILQGVEASDEVKRELRDEFNDHLEQLRADFAAKGVPDEFAVKLAISDFGDSGLVGALMNHAISPYRKWLRRFAWMAMAVYALEVVHMLLLNSYRTTQRHYIKDMAPRPNFTPFKSIQLYVSDYHKYNFDTWFFNIFGNMLIFVPLGFLLPILFTGTRKLHRILLCSLLGSLAIELSQLATKLGFFDVDDLILNTAGGVSGFAVWVAVAKGAGWFTRKRRPQRA; translated from the coding sequence ATGAATCCTTTTGAAGGCTATTTGCAGCGTATCCTCCAAGGCGTGGAGGCTTCCGACGAAGTGAAACGCGAGCTACGCGATGAATTCAACGATCATCTGGAGCAGCTAAGAGCGGATTTCGCAGCCAAAGGGGTGCCGGACGAATTTGCGGTCAAGCTCGCCATCAGCGATTTCGGCGATTCGGGGCTTGTCGGCGCGCTGATGAACCATGCGATTTCGCCGTATCGCAAATGGCTGCGGCGCTTCGCGTGGATGGCAATGGCCGTATACGCGCTGGAGGTCGTTCATATGCTGCTGCTGAATTCATATCGCACGACGCAGCGGCATTACATCAAGGATATGGCACCCCGGCCCAACTTCACCCCGTTTAAGAGCATCCAACTCTATGTGTCTGACTACCATAAATACAATTTCGACACCTGGTTTTTTAATATTTTCGGCAATATGCTGATCTTCGTCCCGCTCGGGTTTCTGCTGCCGATTCTGTTTACCGGGACGCGGAAGCTGCATCGCATCCTGCTATGCTCCCTGCTCGGCAGCCTGGCGATTGAACTGAGCCAGTTGGCGACAAAGCTCGGATTCTTCGATGTGGATGATCTGATCCTCAACACCGCCGGCGGGGTGAGCGGGTTCGCTGTATGGGTTGCTGTCGCGAAAGGCGCAGGCTGGTTTACGCGGAAACGGCGCCCTCAACGGGCCTGA
- a CDS encoding DUF1450 domain-containing protein, which produces MSKAIRCCVNNLRQFQYGEMLQALADAGGDVKLERCLSFCIGCRQQRQASIDGKLVYAADQNEFERKLQGE; this is translated from the coding sequence GTGTCTAAAGCGATTCGCTGCTGCGTGAACAATCTCAGGCAATTCCAGTACGGCGAGATGTTGCAGGCTTTGGCCGACGCCGGCGGGGACGTCAAGCTGGAACGCTGTCTTAGCTTCTGCATCGGCTGCCGCCAGCAGCGGCAGGCAAGCATCGACGGGAAGCTCGTTTACGCGGCGGACCAGAACGAATTCGAGCGGAAACTGCAAGGGGAATAG
- a CDS encoding PadR family transcriptional regulator → MDKEILKGSIDILILSVIARKDTYGYEIVQQLKALSQDSYQMSQGTLYPALKRLENKELLRAYWVENEASGRRKMYALTEAGRAELADKLQAWDQVHALVQSCRKAGFA, encoded by the coding sequence ATGGATAAAGAGATTTTGAAAGGCAGCATCGATATTCTTATCCTCTCCGTCATCGCCCGCAAAGACACTTACGGTTACGAGATCGTGCAGCAGTTGAAGGCGCTGAGCCAGGATTCCTATCAAATGAGCCAAGGCACGCTCTATCCCGCGCTCAAACGGCTGGAGAACAAGGAGCTGCTGCGCGCTTATTGGGTGGAGAACGAGGCAAGCGGACGCAGGAAGATGTACGCGCTCACGGAAGCAGGCCGCGCAGAACTGGCGGACAAGCTGCAGGCATGGGATCAAGTACACGCACTCGTTCAATCGTGCAGAAAGGCAGGCTTCGCATGA